The following proteins are encoded in a genomic region of Oncorhynchus kisutch isolate 150728-3 linkage group LG4, Okis_V2, whole genome shotgun sequence:
- the LOC109888912 gene encoding eukaryotic translation initiation factor 4 gamma 2-like has translation MLGNIKFISELGKLDLIHESILHKCIKTLLEKKKRVQLKDMGEDLECLCQIMRTVGPRLDHEKAKSLMDQYFGRMLSLMNNKELPARIRFLLQDMVELRDNNWVPRKAFIDNGPKTINQIRQEAVKDLGVFIPATMAQGMRMDFFLEGPFMPNRMKMETLGGLADMFGQMPGGGIGTGPGVIQDRFSPTLGRHRSNPLFNVNGHNGHNTAPQPQSPFEIGANKSFIKSNQVQNQHFQNQNHQSQQQQVQSNKDMPPRFSKKGQLNLEEISLRPAQSFLLNKNQVPKLQPQIPTMIPPSAQPPRTNTPPLGQSPQLGLKSNPPHIHEKPHKTSKKPPPAREELLKMTETVVTEYLNSKNIDDAVNGVREMKAPKHFLPEMLSKIIVVSLDRSDEDKEHASTLIHTLRTEGLVTGDNFMQAFLNVLDQCPKIEVDVPLVKSYLAQFAALALISELVSVSELAHPLENGTHFPLFLLCLQQTAKLTDKEWLTDLFQQSKVNMQKMLPEIDQNKDRMLEILEGKGLSFLFPLLKLEKDLLLQIKADPSPQAIYKWIKDNISPKLHTDKGFVNILMTSFLQYISGELCCVEEEEGSGGEEQAVGPSKEQLDQEKQLLLAFKPVMQKFLHDQPQLQVSALYALQVHCHASHFPRGMLLRYYVHFYDMEIIEEEAFLAWKEDITQEFPGKGKALFQVNQWLTWLETAEEEESEEEAD, from the exons ATGCTTGGCAACATTAAATTCATCTCGGAACTTGGCAAACTTGACCTCATCCATGAATCTATCCTTCATAAGTGCATCAAAACA cTTTTGGAAAAGAAGAAGAGAGTCCAACTCAAGGATATGGGGGAGGATCTGGAGTGCCTCTGTCAGATAATGAGAACAGTGGGGCCTAGACTCGACCATGAAAAAGCTAAG TCTTTAATGGACCAGTACTTTGGCCGTATGTTATCCTTAATGAACAACAAGGAATTGCCCGCCAGGATCCGCTTCCTGCTGCAGGACATGGTAGAGCTGCGAGACAACAACTGGGTCCCCCGCAAAGCTTTCATCGACAACGGACCAAAGACCATCAACCAGATCCGTCAAGAGGCAGTGAAA GATTTGGGTGTTTTCATCCCAGCGACCATGGCTCAGGGAATGAGGATGGACTTCTTCCTGGAAGGCCCTTTTATGCCAAACAGGATGAAAATGGAGACTCTCGGGGGATTGGCTGACATGTTTGGACAAATGCCAG GTGGTGGGATAGGGACGGGCCCGGGGGTCATTCAGGACAGGTTCTCTCCCACTCTGGGACGTCATCGCTCCAACCCACTCTTCAACGTCAACGGACATAACGGCCACAACACCGCCCCCCAACCACAGTCTCCGTTTGAAATTGGAGCCAACAAGTCTTTTATCAAGTCCAACCAG GTTCAGAATCAGCATTTCCAGAACCAGAACCACCAGAGCCAGCAACAGCAGGTCCAGTCCAACAAGGACATGCCTCCACGTTTCAGCAAGAAGGGACAACTCAACCTAGAAGAG ATCAGCCTGAGACCAGCTCAGTCGTTCCTCCTGAATAAGAACCAGGTTCCCAAGCTGCAGCCCCAAATCCCCACCATGATCCCCCCCAGTGCCCAGCCCCCCCGCACCAACACCCCTCCATTGGGACAG tcTCCACAGCTCGGCCTCAAAAGCAACCCTCCTCACATTCATGAGAAACCTCATAAGACCAGCAAGAAACCACCGCCGGCTAGGGAGGAGCTGCTGAAAATGACA GAGACTGTTGTAACGGAATACCTGAACAGCAAAAACATTGATGATGCTGTGAACGGTGTCAGAGAGATGAAGGCTCCCAAGCACTTCCTGCCGGAGATGCTGAGTAAGATCATTGTGGTGTCGCTGGACCGGTCAGATGAGGATAAGGAGCATGCCAGCACCCTCATACACACGCTACGCACAGAAGGCCTCGTTACCGGGGATAACTTCATGCAG GCTTTCCTCAACGTGCTTGACCAGTGCCCTAAGATCGAGGTGGACGTGCCGCTTGTGAAATCCTACCTAGCCCAGTTTGCAGCCCTGGCCCTCATATCTGAGCTGGTGAGCGTGTCTGAGCTGGCCCACCCTCTGGAGAATGGAACCCACTTCCCCCTCTTCCTGCTGTGTCTGCAGCAGACTGCCAAGCTCACGGACAAGGAGTGGCTCACTGACCTCTTCCAACAGAGCAAGGTCAACATGCAAAAGATGCTACCCG AGATTGACCAGAACAAGGACCGCATGTTGGAGATCCTGGAGGGTAAGGGCCTGAGCTTCCTGTTCCCCCTGTTGAAGCTTGAGAAGGACCTTCTGCTGCAGATCAAGGCAGACCCCTCACCGCAGGCCATCTACAAGTGGATCAAAGACAACATCTCCCCCAAGCTCCACACCGACAAGGGTTTTGTCAACATCCTCATGACCAG ttTCTTGCAGTACATCTcaggggagctgtgttgtgtggaggaggaggagggcagtgGTGGAGAGGAGCAGGCGGTGGGGCCCTCCAAAGAGCAGCTTGACCAAGAGAAGCAGCTGCTGCTGGCCTTCAAACCCGTCATGCAGAAGTTCCTACACGACCAGCCCCAGCTACAGGTCTCAGCCCTGTACGCCCTGCAGGTGCACTGCCATGCCAGCCACTTTCCCAGAG gTATGCTGCTGCGCTACTATGTCCACTTCTACGATATGGAGATCATTGAAGAAGAAGCCTTCCTTGCATGGAAAGAAGATATTACCCAAGAATTCCCTGGAAAGGGAAAAGCTTTATTCCAG GTCAACCAGTGGCTAACCTGGCTGGAAACAGCTGAGGAAGAGGAGTCAGAAGAAGAGGCTGACTGA